The DNA segment ATCTGattaaataacttgaaaattaggtataaattaaaaaattcatctAAACTCAAAAATCAATCAATTCAAACTGAATCAAACCGAAATAGAATAGTTTAactcaattttatttttcattcattttaatttgattcgatttttaaaatataataattaaattttaataattcaattcgattcgatttcaACCAAGTACTTAGCTTTACATGCAATCTCTCAATGGCCATGCGCATGCCGGCTCTTTTGCTGGCCTTCATTATTGCAGGAATTTATCTCACGTTTTCCTTTACAGATCCTCATGATGGCAATTGATCTAGCTTCTTCGCTTTGATCAAATACAGATTCTTGTTTGAACTAggaaattaccagtaatgaaatcGCATTTTCATTTTATATATGATTGCAATTTTCCTGGAAAGTTTAACAGATGAACTTTATTGATAAATGATACTCTCTCGGCCTCTCCTCTCTTCTCACCAGCCAGGGGTAGTCACAGCGTAAGAAAAGCACCAGATAGATAATATTAATCTGTTCATGAATATATtatctaaaaaaattattaaaatattatatcaatattattagaatattttttttatgattagCTGAGTGCATACACCAGAAGAACTAAAGTTTGTATATAAATATGATAAAAGACAAATTATTAAACATCTCATGTTTGTGGCATAAGCTTctgaaattattaattatatttatatactaAAAATTGTggacattattaattatttttgtattattataataatttttactcATCATTATTTATGTGCGTTCATATAATccattaaataaataagtaaatatttaatagataaaAATTAGAAATTGTGATAAGTTTAAGTATTATtagatttttaatgaaaattaatataaaataaaatttatatgtttAGCTATATATATTGAAACTGGAAGGATGCATTACTAAATAGAGTAGAATAAGGATGACAATCGATAGAGTATCCGCGAAAATTACTATACCCAAATccgattaatattataaaaacctGAATTCATTTTAAATCCGTTTAAAATTCGTTATCAACTAACAGAACGGATCCAAAATCTAATTATTATTAGTCAAAAAAATTCAAACATgtttaatgttatatattttaattaatattttatttataaaattattttaatcaatattttatattttaaaattttaattatttcataaaatatttaaattctattttatataaaataaaatatatgaaaatttataaatattattataaaaaatatattttatatttaattaagtatttatataaatgagtttGAATAATGAAtattcaatatataaaatttaaatttattataaatattattttttaaacttaaattcttcataaatttaattatataatatctaaatttattatactataatttaattatttaaaatttttttaaaaatctgatCCGTTACTATTTCAAGACCAAAATACAAGAGCATTAACAATGAATGGAGGAGGTAAATCTAGCCATTCCCCAGCCTGACATAGAATGGGTAGCTTGTGCAACAATTAGCTACACCATTCGATCACAACTGGGCTATTGATAGCCGAAATAGCAGTCAATGTATCTGATTCAATCACAACTTGGGACCACCTTTTACTCTTCACCCAACTCAAAGCTTTCGAATACGCGTGATCTCAGCAATAGCAGGAGAGTAATGACCAACCAGACGAGGACAAGCACCAGCAACAAAAGAACCAAAAGAGTCTCGCACCACCGTACCAACTCCAGAAAAATAGGGACCAGCATTTGTAGTTGCGTCCACATTAAGCTTTGGAAAACCAGCAACTGGTTTCTGCCATTTAACAACAGTACCAGTCGAAGGAGAAGACGAAGGAACGCTAGCCAACCGATACAAATTTCTCACTTTTCATACCTGAAAAGTGAAGGAAAGATTATTCAACATtgataaaaaatatagaaaaataattattaaaatatttaaatattcttttataatatatggacataaaaaaatatagtaattatttttctttttattcttaaattatattttttttatattttaataatttatttaaataatataaagtgatttttttttatttctcttcgtCTTTCGTGCTCTAAATCTTTGAGTCTAATCTAAAAGTGGACTTGTGAGTTGAAAGAACTCGGCTAGCGTGTATACATATACAGAGCAAACAAAAACTCATGAATCAACTAGGACAAATAAGCAACCACCGCGTGAAATTAATTCGCAACCCCCATTCTCATCTTCCTATTGCCTTTCTACTCTACTATATAAAGCAATTTCTGCAGCTCATATCATGCATCTTTCAACCCTAGCCCACTTGCACATTCCAGCCATGCCACCAACCACCACTGAACCCCATGTTGTGGTCTTCGCCTTCCCCTTCGGCACCCACGCAGCCCCACTCTTCTCCGTCATCCACCGGCTTGCCACTTTTTCTCCAAACACCCACTTTTCTTTCTTCAACACATCAGAATCCAACACCTCCATCTTCTCCGCTTCTAAATACAACACGTTACCAAACATCAAAGTCAGTGACGTGTGGGACGGTATCCCTGAACGCTATACGTTTTTGGGGAAGCCCCAGGAGAAAATTGAGCTGTTCTTGGAAGCAGCTCCTGTGAGCTTCAGGAAGAGCGTCAAGGCAGCGGTTGCAGAGACTGGAAGGAAAGTCACCTGTTTACTGACTGATGCGTTTTTTTGGTTCGCGGCTGAAATGGCGGAGGAGATAAGAGTGGATTGGGTGGCGTTTTGGACTAGTTCGCCTGCAGCCGTTTCTTCTCATTTTTACACTGATTTTATCAGGGAAAATTTTGGAGCTGGAGGTAATGATATTGCAAGGGATTATTTGCTGTCCTTGATCCCATGGGAATAATTTCTAATATTAAAccttattataaattaatttttggttaATGGCATAGTTTTAACAGGATTTttgtgatttttattttaaattttttatttatttgtgtaTGATACAGATACAGTGGAGAAAGATCAAACCCTCCATTTAATTCCAGGATTCTCTAAAGTTCAAATTCGTGATTTACCAGAGGAAGTGCTGCTTGGAAACTTGGAATCAATCTTCTCCCTAATGCTTCACAAAATGGGAAATATGTTACCCAGAGCAGCTGCAGTCTTCTTGAACTCATTTGAAGAACTAGATCCTATCATAATAAATGACTTGAACTCCAAATTCAAGAGATTCCTCTGTACTGGACCCTTCAACTTGGTTTCGTCACCATCACAAGTGCCAGACACAAATGGTTGCATAGCGTGGCTTGACAAGCAAAAACCTGCATCAGTGGCAT comes from the Hevea brasiliensis isolate MT/VB/25A 57/8 chromosome 5, ASM3005281v1, whole genome shotgun sequence genome and includes:
- the LOC110667678 gene encoding anthocyanidin 3-O-glucosyltransferase 7 is translated as MHLSTLAHLHIPAMPPTTTEPHVVVFAFPFGTHAAPLFSVIHRLATFSPNTHFSFFNTSESNTSIFSASKYNTLPNIKVSDVWDGIPERYTFLGKPQEKIELFLEAAPVSFRKSVKAAVAETGRKVTCLLTDAFFWFAAEMAEEIRVDWVAFWTSSPAAVSSHFYTDFIRENFGAGDTVEKDQTLHLIPGFSKVQIRDLPEEVLLGNLESIFSLMLHKMGNMLPRAAAVFLNSFEELDPIIINDLNSKFKRFLCTGPFNLVSSPSQVPDTNGCIAWLDKQKPASVAYVSFGSVATPPPKELVALAEALEASKVAFLWSLKDSSHLPKGFLDRTKSHGIVLPWAPQVEILAHTAIGVFITHCGWNSVLESIVGGVPMICRPFFGDQKLNGRMVEDVWNIGLRVEGGVLTKNGVIDCLDQIFSQEKGKIRRENIKTLQELAKRATESNGSSSKNFIALADLVTNTGNYKN